A window of Cryptomeria japonica chromosome 3, Sugi_1.0, whole genome shotgun sequence contains these coding sequences:
- the LOC131070993 gene encoding calmodulin-like protein 6, translated as MADLKEIRRVYELLEKNADGAVTVHEICQFTNKIGIVMSVEDLRLMVGNKGAGDYGDGLQFEAFVDLYHFIFNHEEDEEENGSEDLMEAFKIFDENKDGYISCEELQRVLSRLGLIPHSQQPQECEKMICRFDSDCNGVLDFSEFKSMMSATVSP; from the coding sequence ATGGCTGATCTGAAAGAAATTCGAAGAGTATATGAACTACTCGAGAAAAATGCTGATGGAGCCGTTACCGTCCATGAAATCTGTCAATTCACAAACAAGATCGGAATAGTAATGTCAGTAGAAGATTTGAGATTAATGGTCGGAAACAAAGGTGCCGGTGATTATGGCGATGGTCTTCAATTCGAAGCGTTTGTTGATTTATATCACTTCATCTTCAACCACGAAGAAGACGAAGAAGAAAATGGGTCAGAAGATTTGATGGAGGCATTCAAGATTTTTGATGAGAATAAAGACGGATATATCTCTTGTGAGGAGCTACAACGAGTTCTGTCCAGGCTGGGATTAATTCCACATTCGCAGCAACCACAGGAGTGCGAGAAAATGATATGCAGATTTGATTCAGACTGCAATGGAGTGTTAGATTTTTCGGAATTCAAAAGTATGATGTCCGCTACAGTCTCTCCATGA